A window of the Helianthus annuus cultivar XRQ/B chromosome 4, HanXRQr2.0-SUNRISE, whole genome shotgun sequence genome harbors these coding sequences:
- the LOC110937735 gene encoding uncharacterized protein LOC110937735 isoform X1, protein MSKSFWGKDPFDDPFFTEPFDTRFGGSRKEITIEELDNDGRDSVPDTQVAVSKTPAHQPHDSSGFSYRRVAYGGVNGVYYSSSIGQRTGSDGTVLLEIKEEDKTVGQAMHTISRGIQEKGHTLTKRRDPNGKEDSLQILHNLNEDELDGFEENWKANADKYMPGWNDGFSSLENSGLEAYGQLGWDGQGAWDGWARALPWMDMWGTEGAMVPTGEPEPEPSSGSSATRVKKVTPIDIM, encoded by the exons ATGTCTAAATCATTTTGGGGAAAAGATCCGTTTGATGACCCTTTCTTCACTGAGCCATTTGATACCCGTTTCGGGGGGTCGAGAAAGGAGATAACCATTGAGGAATTGGACAACGATGGCCGCGATTCGGTTCCGGACACACAAGTTGCAGTCAGCAAAACACCAGCTCACCAACCTCATG ATTCCAGTGGCTTTAGCTACCGGAGAGTCGCATATGGTGGTGTCAATGGAGTGTACTACAGTTCTTCTATTGGCCAAAGGACCGGTAGTGATGGG ACGGTTCTTCTGGAAATCAAAGAAGAAGATAAGACTGTGGGTCAAGCAATGCATACAATCTCTAGAGGAATACAAGAAAAG GGTCATACATTGACAAAAAGACGCGACCCAAATGGCAAAGAGGATTCCTTGCAAATTTTACATAACCTTAACGAGG ATGAACTAGACGGGTTTGAAGAAAATTGGAAAGCCAATGCAGACAAGTATATGCCCGGTTGGAATGACGGGTTCAGTTCTCTTGAGAACTCAG GGCTCGAGGCTTACGGTCAATTAGGATGGGACGGTCAAGGGGCTTGGGATGGGTGGGCACGGGCCCTGCCTTGGATGGATATGTGGGGAACCGAAGGAGCAATGGTGCCAACTGGCGAACCTGAACCCGAACCCTCTTCTGGTTCATCGGCCACAAGGGTCAAAAAGGTTACGCCTATTGATATCATGTAG
- the LOC110937735 gene encoding uncharacterized protein LOC110937735 isoform X2 — protein sequence MSKSFWGKDPFDDPFFTEPFDTRFGGSRKEITIEELDNDGRDSVPDTQVAVSKTPAHQPHDSSGFSYRRVAYGGVNGVYYSSSIGQRTGSDGTVLLEIKEEDKTVGQAMHTISRGIQEKGHTLTKRRDPNGKEDSLQILHNLNEDELDGFEENWKANADKYMPGWNDGFSSLENSGNRSFSYHKQLKIKARGLRSIRMGRSRGLGWVGTGPALDGYVGNRRSNGANWRT from the exons ATGTCTAAATCATTTTGGGGAAAAGATCCGTTTGATGACCCTTTCTTCACTGAGCCATTTGATACCCGTTTCGGGGGGTCGAGAAAGGAGATAACCATTGAGGAATTGGACAACGATGGCCGCGATTCGGTTCCGGACACACAAGTTGCAGTCAGCAAAACACCAGCTCACCAACCTCATG ATTCCAGTGGCTTTAGCTACCGGAGAGTCGCATATGGTGGTGTCAATGGAGTGTACTACAGTTCTTCTATTGGCCAAAGGACCGGTAGTGATGGG ACGGTTCTTCTGGAAATCAAAGAAGAAGATAAGACTGTGGGTCAAGCAATGCATACAATCTCTAGAGGAATACAAGAAAAG GGTCATACATTGACAAAAAGACGCGACCCAAATGGCAAAGAGGATTCCTTGCAAATTTTACATAACCTTAACGAGG ATGAACTAGACGGGTTTGAAGAAAATTGGAAAGCCAATGCAGACAAGTATATGCCCGGTTGGAATGACGGGTTCAGTTCTCTTGAGAACTCAGGCAATCGATCATTTAGTTACCATAAACAATTAAAGATCAA GGCTCGAGGCTTACGGTCAATTAGGATGGGACGGTCAAGGGGCTTGGGATGGGTGGGCACGGGCCCTGCCTTGGATGGATATGTGGGGAACCGAAGGAGCAATGGTGCCAACTGGCGAACCTGA